One window of Amaranthus tricolor cultivar Red isolate AtriRed21 chromosome 11, ASM2621246v1, whole genome shotgun sequence genomic DNA carries:
- the LOC130826642 gene encoding adenine/guanine permease AZG2-like, translated as MEVNHGCWIRLSKSWKNIGKILDENVANNKVGKYFKLEERKSCFTRELRAATTTFLSMAYVITVISTVLSGTGGTCSGQDGPAFENCVALVKSDLIVAISLVSLLGCFSMGLLANLPFGLAPGTGQTMYMAYTLVGLHGSGTGSMSYSNALGLWMVEALVFLVISGTGLRAKLGRFIPPAIRLACGIGIGLFMAFVGLQSEQGVGLIEPSLTSIVQIKDMKSPTLWLGIFGFLIMGIGLAHNVQGSMIYGILFVTIISWFRNTPMTYFPKTQLGETRYKYFKKVVDFHKIHKIAGKISFTSFKKGTTWVSLITLLYIDILATTATLYTLAEIGEFINEKGTFENEYIAYMIDASVTILGSALGVPPIATYAESATGIKEGGRTGLTAVIIGLYFSLSLFFAPLLSNVPPWAIGPSLVMVGAIMMKLAKDINWGNIKEAIPAFITIILMPLTSSIPNGIIGGIVVYVVLHFYDWIGWVVKLVFKLIKKNSKGKDDDGLNNTDINP; from the coding sequence aTGGAAGTTAACCATGGATGTTGGATAAGATTATCAAAATCATGGAAAAATATAGGGAAAATTTTAGATGAAAACGTTGCAAACAACAAGGTGGGAAAGTACTTTAAATTGGAAGAAAGAAAGAGTTGTTTTACAAGAGAATTAAGGGCAGCCACCACAACTTTTCTTTCTATGGCGTATGTTATCACAGTTATCTCAACCGTGCTCTCGGGCACGGGCGGGACATGCTCGGGCCAAGATGGGCCCGCCTTTGAGAATTGTGTTGCATTGGTTAAAAGTGACTTGATTGTGGCCATTTCATTAGTCTCATTATTGGGATGTTTTTCTATGGGCCTATTGGCCAATCTCCCTTTTGGATTAGCCCCCGGAACAGGCCAAACCATGTATATGGCCTACACCTTAGTTGGGCTTCACGGGTCTGGGACCGGGTCTATGTCATACTCAAATGCATTGGGCCTTTGGATGGTTGAGGCATTGGTCTTTTTAGTGATCTCAGGAACCGGGCTTCGGGCCAAATTGGGTCGGTTCATCCCGCCGGCTATTCGGCTTGCATGTGGCATAGGAATTGGGCTTTTCATGGCTTTTGTTGGGCTTCAATCTGAACAAGGTGTGGGCCTAATTGAACCTAGTCTAACTTCAATAGTACAAATCAAAGACATGAAAAGCCCAACATTATGGTTGGGCATTTTTGGGTTTTTGATCATGGGTATTGGATTAGCCCATAATGTACAGGGTAGTATGATATATGGCATTCTCTTTGTGACCATAATCTCATGGTTTAGGAACACCCCAATGACATACTTCCCAAAGACACAATTAGGAGAAACAAGGtataaatactttaaaaaagTTGTAGATTTCcacaaaatacacaaaatagCAGGCAAAATAAGCTTCACATCCTTTAAAAAAGGGACTACTTGGGTATCACTTATAACATTACTATACATAGACATACTAGCAACCACAGCAACACTATACACCTTAGCTGAAATCGGAGAATTCATAAACGAAAAAGGAACATTCGAGAACGAATACATAGCCTACATGATAGACGCCTCAGTAACAATTTTGGGTTCGGCACTTGGAGTCCCTCCGATCGCAACATACGCAGAGTCAGCCACAGGGATTAAGGAAGGCGGACGAACAGGCCTAACAGCAGTGATCATAGGGTTATATTTTTCACTATCCTTATTTTTTGCACCCTTATTGTCTAATGTGCCTCCATGGGCAATAGGCCCTTCTTTGGTTATGGTTGGTGCTATTATGATGAAGCTAGCTAAGGACATTAATTGGGGTAATATTAAAGAGGCAATTCCTGCTTTCATTACCATAATTTTGATGCCGTTAACTTCTTCAATACCTAATGGGATCATTGGAGGGATTGTGGTTTATGTTGTTCTTCACTTTTATGATTGGATTGGTTGGGTAGTTAAGttagtttttaagcttattaagaagaattctaaaggaaaagatGATGATGGACTTAATAACACAGATATAAATCCTTGA